The Ficedula albicollis isolate OC2 chromosome 5, FicAlb1.5, whole genome shotgun sequence genome includes the window AATAAATCAAGAACtactttaatttaaaacacaagTGCAAAGGATTCACAACTAAAGACAAGCAGGACTGTTTGTTTCAAATTATAAATCTTTTCCAAGCCCTgctttttttgcattaaaaaaaagcaatatatccggaatacagaaacattttacaTCAAAAATTTTCCAGTGCAGCTAAGGAGGAGcttaatgaattaatttcaaCCAACTTCATCAGCCCCAAACTTAGACATCCAGTCTACAGAAACCACCTATGACCTCTCTAGTGCCATGGGCGAGAGACAGAGTGATTTTGTCCTTCAGCAGTGTCTGAACCACCTCCAGAGTTGTTCCTCTCCCCATGGGCTACAGAGCCAACCTACATGCCCCACAGACTGGGTGCCCACCCTCTGatggctggcagcagtgcagatgaattccatcccaaattaCTTCAAGTAATCAACCATGGCTTCAATTTTGAAGCAGGATCTGTAGCTGGAGCAAATAGCAGAGGACAGAGGTTATGAACAtcttctgaagaaaatgcagttcTGAGGTCAGTTTCTGAGACAGCAGGACTGTCCTGAGAATAACTTAAAGTCCAAAACATTGGTATCTGGAGTTTCAAAACAAGATCCCAGTTCCACATGTACAAATATATTCTTGAGACCTCACAACAACACACACCATCACTGTACAACATTAATCCTGACCTAGAGTCCAATTACCTTGAGGATCTCACTGATCAGAGAGTGCAGCATACAAAATACCTAAAACTATGTTAAAATAACTGAAGGAGCTGTTTAGACAACCAGAAACCTTCCAGATATAAAGGGCTGATGGGGAAAGGCAGACCAATAGCcagacagcagcacacaaacacaaaaatcaatCCTGGGATACGCAGGATAACTCAAATACTTCCATTTGGTCTCCTACAGCATCCCCGAAATGCTACCCAATAactgccccagggcagcacttcTCCACCTCTCCTAGGAGAAAGGACTGGGAAAGCAAGGTGCCTGGAAACCAGCCACAGGAACATGCTGTTCACATTCCGACCAGCACACAAGGTGTTGCAAATGGTGAATTTTCAACCATAAGATCCTGCTGGTAAGAGCACCTGGTCTTCAGAGAGTCCGCTTTGAGGCCCATATCCAAGGGATTCCCcctgcaaaattttaaaatcatgaaaTGGATTCAAGATTGACCACTAAGCCCTACATACTCTGCAGCAAAAAGAGAAGCATGTTGATGCAAGAGAGCCACTTAGAAACAAATATATACATATCACATCTGCTCCCTAAGGAAGTGTGTGCAGGTTTCTAGGTCCACATTTAaccaaaggaaattaaaatcatCTGTGAAAAGGtctcagaagaaagaaaaaaaaaaaaaaagtctttgtgcATTAAGAGTTCAAAGGGGTCTGTGCCCCAAAGTGAGTCAGCTCATGGCTCCAGTGTACaatgaaggaaacaaagatCACATTTCTAAGTGGGAAATATCGTTCCAGCTCAGTAGTCAGCAGCCAGGGTGTGCAGAAACCCACAGACATTCAGATACACAACTTCAGACTCCACTCTCGAATGCCATCCTTTGGCAGCAGCGATCCGCAAGCCATGGAATACCCGCTTTATCCTTGAGACACACTCGGTCTCGCTCAGATCTAGTCTGTATTGATTGTCTTCAGCAAAGAAGCCACAGAAGGCTGAGGATGCACGGACAGCATTCACACTCGTCCTCCAAAACAATCACTGGCAAGTTCCAAGCGCCATTCACAGGTCGAGGCTGCCTGGGCTCCCaattttttctatatatttttttataaacattCCTTTTCCCTACAGTTTCCCCTCATATGAAGTCAGCAGGTGGAGGTGCGCTTCCTGTACTGTTGGATAAGAGGCACCAAGCACTCTGGAAGTCCTGTCTGGAGCAAAAAAGGGTGATCCAGAAGTTCTTGTGCCGTTGCTCTTTCCAATGGATCCCGTGTCAACATCCTTTCCAAGAAGTCTCTCAGAACTGGGGAGGTCTGTGGAAAAGCAACCAACCAAGTCAACCCCTCAAAGGGACCAGGCACAGCTCATGTAACACCACACAGCTGAGGTGAGTGTGGTTAAACAGACCCTGCACATTCCCAACCCCTATCCCTGGATTTCCAGCAATGTGACACAGGTCACATGCTTTTTATGCTAAGGACATAACTTTTTGTCACTGCTAGGCACAGCACTtagatgttttcttttgaatggGATACAGTCAATTAAGATAAGACTGCCTGCCACATCCTTCCCTTTGGCTTACTTCTGCTTCCCATTTTGTTACTTAAACTTTCCAGGATTTCAGCTCAAAACCTCCTGCTACCTGGGAACATCACTAAGGTGGGAAGGGGGCATCAATCCATCCTTTTACTGGTCACAGATAACAGGGAGGTAGTTAGAGTTCCCCAGTAGGTTCTGAGAGCCTGAAAAACCCTCATGCTAATGGTACAAGAAGACGAAGAAGCTGCAGAACAAATAGCAAAAAGCTGAACAACCTCACAGGTTTGTCCTTTGGAAGAGGTGTAAAAGcatgggagcagccagccccaAGCACCACTTCGAGACCCTGCGTATCTCTGGCTGGTTTAATCCTTTACATTgttaaaatggaataaaaaattatctttgcatatatttatttattttaatgctgataATTACATCCAGTTTAGACTTGGGGGCATTTTCCCATCTCTGGTTCACTTAGTAGATCCTGCAGTACTGTTCACACTGAGTGATTGCCCATCTCAGGAAGGCTTTGGATGACTTCGCCTGGGATTGCTGGAGAAGGCACCGCAGAGCTCAGGACGAGTGCCAGGATCCTGCCTGTAACCCTGTCAATAAATCTGCCCATGCTTTAGCAATGCAGCAGGGATTATCCTAGGTGGCATTACTTTAACCTGCTGCCCCCAGTGAGCCATGAACCGGCCCCAGAATGGAGGGCTGGATCCATAGCTGAAGCTGCACTCCAGCAGGGAGTGGGGAGGATGCCCACCAGCCTGTAAGTCAGAGGTCTGCTGGAAGCCAGTTTGCTTCCCAGGACAAGGTGGAGCAGAGCAAGATCATAACCAGTTTTGGCCATCATAGCCTGTGGCAGGTCCATGTCACCAACCAAGGTGTGACCCAGACCAGGATGGTTTTACACAGAATGTGACCGTGAAATTTTAATGAGCGTTGCAaaggcaaaaaggaaagaacagcTGTTGATGTTGGAATGTGTGCTGTTAGTTCAGCAGTCTACTCTcttaaataattcagttttagCAGCTGCAGATGCTCTGATTAATTGGAAAGGCTGGGTAGCTCAGGATGCTGCAGAAGCTGTTTGATCTCAGAGGCTGGGCATGGAATGAAAGGAAGGCTGCTTTAAGCGGGCACTGAAAGGTGATCACTATTTATTATGTCACTTCTACTTTTTTCTAAGAAACCACGGAGCCAAGTTAATTTTCTGAGTTGCTGCAGTGTCTCCATGAGTTTGCATCTGtcctcagctctcctgctctgacCATAGTGCAGCCTTTGTAGTTCTGAAGGCCACGAAGCTGGAAACTCTCAAGAGCAGGGATCCTCCTGTTCCCTTTCCTGGAGGATAAGCTACTCAGTCGACATCAGCAAGCTGGGAACTGCTGGGTCAACCTGAAGCATCTCTGACCTGCACTCTCTCTTTATGCCCAGGTGCACTcacactgccagggctgttcccaAAGCAGCCACCAGCTCTTAGCAACAGCTTGCAGCCACTAAGACCCCAAGGCCAAAGTTGCTCCCCAGGAAACATGTCCTAGCAAGACCATTTCCACAGCCAGCTGTACTGGGAACAGATGATATGGATGTTTGCCCACGATAACCATCAGTCTTGCAGTGTTTGGCAGCATGCTCACCCTGTGGAAGTTTTTCAGTTTGGGAGGAGGGCTGTCACGGAGTCTCTTCATTGCCTGGACTGGAGAATCACTGAAGTAGGGGGGTTCTCCATCTACCATCTCTATCACCATGATCCCCAGGGACCAGATATCCACCTGTGGGAGAAAATGTCACATCAATACACATACTCCAGAGGAGCAGAttcttgttttgttgctttcacAAAGACCACAACACCCCACCCATGACAAATGGTACCAAGAGAGTCAAACACAGATGTCCTTAATACTTTTGGGCTCCTTACAGGAGTTTAACAAAGTTGATTTGCACCCAGGACTGAGCCATGCTGGTGTTGCAACACGTAAGGGTGTGCAAGTAACTGCTTGTACCACACCTGGTTGGTTGGTAAACAAAACTGCAGTCAGTCTGCTGCCACCTGCCCAGAACTCCAGAGCTCTTGTGTCTGCTTTCCCTGAGGTGAGCCTCTCAGAGCTCACATCTCCCTGCCACTTCCTTTATGGAACTGATTTACTGATCCCTATCATGTCACAGGCTGGTCCTTGCTCACATTTGTCCACAGCAGATATAAGTCTAGGCCAAGCATTAGGTGTAAGAATAGAATAGTTGATGGCTTGTTCCTAGAAGCAGAACAATCTGGTTTTCTACTGATTTAGGAAATATTGATGCCATCACCAAAGCTGTAGTCATAGCtgggtttattttctaaatagaaTCTGGCAACTTCCTAAAAAAGCCAATAGTTATTTTCTTGTGACACTTCAGAATATTAACTTGCTCTCCTGCTATTAGGGAGGCAGCTCCTTACCTCAGTGGTGTATGGTATCCTTGCAATGACTTCTGGAGCCATCCAATAAGGAGTACCTACCAGGGATTTTCTTTTAGGTACATCTTTACTGATCTGAGCACAGAAGCCAAAATCGGAGAGTTTGACctgtacaaagaaaaaaagcaaccaacCGTAAAAATAAGCCTTAAACAACACAGAGGGAAACACCACAGAGATGACAAAGAGGACAAGGAGAAAACAAGGGATTTggaatggaaaggaaataagagacagaggctgcagcagcagaagacagGAAACAATTTGTCTGAGGAAACACACCCTGCCATCCAACGTCAGAAGAATGGAGTCGCTCTTGATGTCTCGGTGAATGACCCCCTGGGAGTGGAGATAggacagagcctgcagcacagactCGCACACTGTGGCAATCTGCTCCTCGTTCAGCCTGCAATCAGAGACAGGGGACTTAAactgtgcagagcacagtgctCCTTCACAGGGGGTTAAAGCACACTTTGGCTCCCTACGACAATTCCCATCTCACCTTCGCCATTCTTCCATGTCTGTTACTGAGGAAAATACTTTTACTTGATGGTTGACAACTGAGTTTTCATAGGTTTAATACAGAGAAACTGCACTTTGAATTCTGTACCTAAGTTCATTCTGCAAGATGCTGTTTGAAGCAGCTCTgagaggcagcagtgctggttgATGCCAAGGTGCTGCGGTAACTGGTGAGACAGCTTTTTTAAGCAAATACAGTAAAGACATTATTCACAAGGCTTGCTGTGCAACTGTATCCACAAAACATCCAAAAGCATCATCTGGGCAGTGAATACAGGGCTCCTTTAGGTGCTTCCTGCAGACACATGGGGTGCACTCACACCTAACTAAAGGTGGCATAGGCTACAAGCAGGGAAGACACTACTGATTTCCATCTCTGTTAGCACATGGGATATGAGCACCCCAAGAACCCCCTCTttagaagctgctgctgtttagAATGGCATTACAAACTGAGCAATGCTGgaagtaaataatttcaaagaatAGCTGAAGTCCCCAATTTGAGTACTGTGGATTCTCAGCCTGTCTCTAGCAGTTCTTCTGAACAGCCCCTGGCTCAGgacagagaaatgaaacagcCTCAAATTTGGGTCTGCAAGTGAGACTAAGGAGAAGAGAGCACTCAGAAGGGAGAACTGTGCAGTGAACCAGCACCTTCTAAACCCACAATTTCTACACCATCAGCTGAGAAATACAGACTTGTGCTGCTTGTTTAGCATCCCATACCTTACTCTTCCAAACTGTGACAGCTACGGGGTTGCAGCTGCACTGTGCCACACAGATGGCAACTAAATCTGAAGGGTGTCAGGGGACTACTTCTGCCTGTATGATTTAACCTGGAAAGGGACAAAGGCTATCTGTGAGatttcccagcacagaaccCAATGTTTTCAGGAGCAGTGCTTTTCATTTCATAGTGCCTGAGCTGATGAACCTGAAAAGCCCTGTGGTTCCAGAAGATCACAAGAGGTGCACTTTCACCCTGTCACGTATGGAATTTGGTTTCAGTCAAGTGACTGCATAGTGTAAAGCAGATTACTGGAGGATTACCTCACTCTTGGAGATGTAAATCACTTATCCCCCTCAGCAAAAGTTTAATGACTGCAATGATGGCATTTTCCTTCCTGGGGAAAACTGATAAAGGTTTGCAGCTTACTTCTGATAAATGTTATGGTTATAACAGATAGTGCTTCCAtcataaggagaaaaaaaaaaagcattaattaaCAGGTTAAAAGGAAGCTTCTTAAAACACCTGCTTCCAtcataaggagaaaaaaaaagcattcattaACAGGTTAAAAGGAAGCTTCTTAAAACAAATCTAGGCTGAGGTCTCACTAGTGGATATAAATATACAGACCCTTCACAAACCTCTTCATTACTTTGTATCTATAATTCAGTACCAGCCAAGAGCTAGAGGAGTTTCACTGGCCCTGTAAGCTGTAGCTCAGCACTCCCCAGGATTAAATGTTGGCTTGTAGACCCTGAGATGCCTCTGAACTCGATTCTGGAAGGGCCTGCCCAGGTAAGTGTCTCTGGGACACTCCCTCCAGGTGCGGTTGTGGAGCTACAGAGGACAGTGTGGCTCTTGATGCCTCTCAAAATTGTGCTTCCAAAACACAGAACCCAACAAGATACATGCCTTAAACCCATGACAGAACCTAGGCCAAGCACGTATGTGAGCTAAAGGTATactatgatttttaaaaaactaaatacAATCAGTGCTAGCAATACTGCCTAACTATAATCCAATTAAGATTGTGAGTCTTCCAAAAAGAAAGTCTCATCCTACAGACTTTCCTGGTCAGTCTTTCCACTGGCATTCCTTGCCCCAGTTTCCAGCCTTGCAGGACTGCTCTGAAGCAGAAGGAGGGTGCTCCAGAGTCATGGGTAAGACACAATCACCACAACTGCATCATCAGAACACCTTCTGAGAGGGACCAGAGGCCATCTGAGAACAACTTCTTTGCCCTACAGAAATGCTTTGGGCACTATTGAATATGAAGCAGTGTAGATAAGGAAACAAATTTAGGAGAGTGTCCAGTCATTGCTATCTTTAGGCAATGAAATTTGGGAAGGAGTCCAGATCTCAAGGCTCTGCTGCACTTCTCCAGGGGAGTTAGTGAAGTTGAATTTGTGGCTAAGGTTGCACCACTGAAAACTATTTCTGCATGCACTTTAATACTTATTCAATGAAGTTCCTGGCCAGGATTCAACAGATATAGTAAACAACACTTTTTATGAGTACTGTGCTTTACAGGGAAGGTCATCAAGGAGATGACTAGTGGGTCTCTAAAGGGATCAATACTTTAAATTAGTCCCTTCTACACCAGGAGTATTATCACACATTCAAAATAGATAACAGTTACAAACTGTAGTAGTTTCAGGGTGCTGCAAACACAAGATCTCTGAGGGAACCTATTTGTCCCAGAAATCCCCACTCTGCTGTTCTTGCTCTCCCGTTTTTGCTTTGGGATATTGCTTTGTACCTGATCTGAGACACGATGTCTGTGAGGGCTCCTCCCTGCAGAAACTCCatcagcacccagagctcctcTCCCACGAGGTAGCTCTTGTACATCTCCACAACATTGACGTGTTGATAGTCCCTCATTATCACCACCTGTAAAACCACAGTGGACAAGTGATCACCACAAAATCACCACATTTCATCTTCTCCAGCCAAgtgagcacacacagcctggtgACTACAGTGCAAAGCCTCCATCCCCTCAGCAATAGCTGCTCCTGGTACCAACATAATGCTACTAAAAGGAAGAAGatccagctcttcccttccttttgtCACACTGATTGTTCCAACGAGGACAGCAGAATCCCCCCGTCTTCAAGCCCACTCACCTCATTGAAGAGGAGCTCCCGGCGCTGCTGCTTCCTCAGATCCATCATTTTCACGGCCACCTGGCGCCCCGAGTGCTTCTCCCGAGCGATGCACACGATTCCCGTGGAGCCCTCCCCAATCTTGATGTAATTCTCCAGCAACGCCCTGGGATCTCCCTGGTCCACAACCATCCTGAGGGCAGCCTTGAACTGCTCGTGAGTCACGACCACAGGGTCCTCGCTGGCTGGCTGCCCCTTCCCGGCAGAGTCCTGGGGCAGGTGGAGGTTGCTGGAACTGGTCTGGGTCTGCCGGTTCCGGGGGGATCCCGCCGGGGAGGGCCGgcctggtggcactgccacagccttCTCTGCTGTTGGGGACTTCTGGGGGGTCCCAGCTTCAGAAATCATCCTGGGGAACTCGGAGGCAGGTTGGTCTGGGGGGAGAGACTGGGCtttggctgcagggctgtggggggaACCCCACTGCTGGGGCTTGAAGAAAGCATTAGGCTTCAAGAAGAACAGAGaggaaagcaagagaaacaagaaaagtgATGGTTGGATTAACAAGCAGAGAGGTGAGGAATCAAGTTTTGTGCCATCCCACTCTGCCCTAGCACACCTTGGTGCAGACTGGAATCAAGAGCTTCAGGTTCTTGTCTCCAGGTCTGCCCAACACATGGCTTGAATGAAGATCTCCTTAGATGCAGATCTTCAAGCCTCCCTTAGGGAATGGGTGCCATGCTTTAGGGGCCTCCAAATTGAGGCAGTTTAAAGGgaacatgctttaaaaaaaaaaccaccaagacacaaaacccacagaaaaaaacaccagctGCTAAAAAGCATTCCAACCTTGCCACCAAAACTCAGGGGCaacctgtgctgcagagaatTTGAAAATCCTTTATCCCTCTGTGCCTCTGATCTTCCTTTGTATAAAAGGAAAGGGGATTCATGCCAAGGCTGTAAATCACTTTGATGTCTTGGCCTAATTCCCTTTGGGTAATTACACTCTGCCTACTGAAAACACTCTCTGCACTTTCCACTGGTACCTGCAGAGCATTCCTGTCGATCAGGCATGGAATTAGCTCTCCACTTTGGGAAAAGCACCAAGCACCAGGACAGCTGGAGGCCGCCAACATGAGACTCCAGCGACACAGAGCCACCTGCCACCTCGCTGGCTTAAAACTGACCTACAGTGAATTTGGATTAGCAATGCTCGACGTTTTTGGAGACCTCCCACTCAAATGATGATGAGCAGGCCCAACCCTATTTAGTGCAGGACATACAGTAAGATCACAGCCTGTGGGAATGTGGCTTCAGGATATGCATTCCCATGCCAGCAAGGATAAACACTGTCATGCTAGTACTCACCCTGGAAATGTTGATTAATTAAAATTCAACAGCATTTAGCAGGTGAGGTACAAAATACATTATATACGTACATATGTATATGCaaaatatacatattatatgtatataaatatatgcaaaataatAGTAGATCTGTCAAAGAAGCAACTTCAGAAAGGACAAACCCATCATTTATATTATAGGGCAAAATAGAAACTTCAAagcaaaaagctttttctctctcacaaTTTAGAGAGATTATTAACAAAGTTAATAATATGGGCATGGGAACTGAAAACTGCCAATCGAGAATTTTTTACAAGAGCACTCATTTTCCCTGTCTCAGACAGGGAATAATTGTGTAGGATTTAATTCTATGCACTTTGGGTTTTAATCAAGGATTTTTGTCAAGAGCAGAATCTGCATAAGCCTCACACACAGAGAGGCCCTGGAAAACACGATTTAGCAGCATCAGGgcacagcacaaacacaacTGCCTGTCAGAAGTTCCTTCCTCCCTGTACACCAGCTCCACCCCTGCAGTCCTGTGCTGACATGCTCACAGCAACACAGAATTTATTTCCCAaatcttgttttgtttcaggagaaagaaaaaaaaaaaaaaaaaaaaaaaaaaaaaaaaggaagggggggttagaaaaaaaaaaagcttcttgaTTGTTTGAGGCCACAGCTAATGCTTGGAGAAACAGCATGCAGCATGCCTGTACTTGGAGCGTGCAGTAATTTGCCGTCGGAGGAAGTTCCTGTATTAGGCACAGAGGCTGCTTGGGACTAACTCCTGCCCAGATGTGTTCAGAACCCAGTGTTGGCCCTACACATTTAGGCTGGGAATGGGCCAAGTGGGTCCCTGTGCTGCTAGTGATGGCTAATGCAGGCCACCCACTTGGatgtcagcagcactgccagctgatGTGactgtaaatttattttgttggaGAGGGAGGAAATAGCAGAAGTCATCCCGCTCTGTACATTTTAGTACATCAAATTAATGTTAATGGAGAATTCAGTGTGCAGAAGGTTTGGGATAGTTTAGCATTTGGATGAGGGGTTCCCCTCATTCTTTTTCTACATAACCCAGAGCATGCAGAAGGGCACACAACACATGTGCAAGCTCACACAGGTTTGCTTAACCACGTGTAAGTCTTATTTCCTGCTCCTGTAATGTGACAGTCCCCATGTACATGTTTTCTGTCTGGGGACATTTTGAGGCGTCACTGGTTTTCCCACTCCTTCCCTTCATAAGGAAGGTGCACCCAAACCCATGTGTGTTCCCATGGTGCTTCTCAAGGCAACACCTTCCCATTTCAGCCTGCTACCCCGCCAAGTGGTGGatgctccatctctggaagtgttcaagaccatgttggagcagcctggtctggtggaaggcgttcctgcccatggcagggggtggaaccCGATGGACATTGAGGTCTCTACCAACCCAAACTagtctgggattccatgattcaGTTATACCCTTGTTCCTTTCATCTGCAATTACACATTTTTTATACATCATCAGCTCCATCAGAGCAGGAGACCGAGGTTTTCATCATCTTACCAGAGGCTGGTAAGAACATCTTAGAATAAACAGCTACCAGGGATGGCACAGACCCCTCACTGGAATAGGGAGATAGATTAGTCTTCAAGGTCTTCCCTACTCCTCTCCTATGACAAACAGCTGGAGTTTAAACACTCCCAAGCACATCCACTTGGCTGGTAACTTctggtcctgctcctgctcctggaagTGCTGAGCATGGCAAAGACGCTGGGGGAGACAGAAGTGGCCAGTTCTAGGTGCTCAGAGGACAGGCCTCAAAGCAGTGCAGATTCGCCCAGAGCCACTGAGATAGCAATAAGTACAGTTTGTGTTACACAGGGACTGCATTCCTTCAAAATCCTCTCTCTTGGAAAGGAAACCCACTGTGCCCAAAGCCTTGAGCCTGGATCCTTATGCAAACTGCAAGAAGCTGGATTGGAGACATCCCCTCCCTGCAACACCCTTCAGAACAGGCAGGTTGGTTTAGACAGTGGTTCCTGTCATCACCCTCCCAGTTCAGGcacttcccagcagctgggaatcAGTGTGGCCCAGCACCAGCTTTGAAGCCACCAGACAAGCCATGCAAAGAAGATGGATGCTGGGTCAGCCCAGAATGGAAAAGAAGCAATGGCTGCATTTACTATCCAGTATCAGGAACCAGAGATTTTCTCCAGTTTAACAAGAAATGAGTCATCCATTCAAGACAGCTTTCCTGGGGGAGCTGTAGCTATGAGCTGTCCCACCCTTTCCAAACTCCAACAGTCCAACTTCCTGTGTGACAGCACCGTGGGCGCTGATGGAAACCCTGCTGCTGTAGCCTGGCAAATTCAGCTGTAACCAACACGCTCCCGAGGTAGTTCTGGTTTGCACAGGCAGAAGAATGCATTGCTAATGCAAATCGTGGCAATTTCCCAAATGGCAAAGGCTCTGTGGTGCCAGGAGAATGGCACTGCAGTTATGCCTTTACCTGACAGAAGGTAATGACTAAGACCCCTCGTCCTTCCCAGCCCACGCTCCTGCAGCTCCGCCAAACCTTCTGCTGGAGATCTGGCTGCCATCCTGAGCTGTGCCTTGCAGTATCTCGTGAAGCTCAGGCGGACCACACATTTCCCCTGCCCAGCACTATTTTGATTCCAACATTAATCACAACAAGAACAGATGGCTGCCCGATGTTTGCAATTAAATTGGCTGCACACGTAACCCCTGGAACCGTAAAGTCAACACTTCAGTCCAGTGAATAACTCCTACCTTGATCTGCAGGGGAGGGCCCGGCTTGTTCGAGGTGCTGGACGAGGGGAACACGCTGCGCAAGAGCCTCCTCTT containing:
- the PAK6 gene encoding serine/threonine-protein kinase PAK 6; the encoded protein is MFRKKKKKRPEISAPQNFEHRVHTSFDPKEGKFVGLPPQWQNILDTLRRPKPVVDPSRITRMQLQPMKTVVRGSTVEVEGYISGLLNDIQKLSAISSNTLRGRSPTSRRRAQSLGLLGDERPPDMYLQSPEGDWADKYGNYLNCNGGSKVARRQTMWPDYKSRLEGQSHPNGMVTKAQSLGPSEFQGADGSCVQRASGLQPVPAAPGEGETAAKSPQEGWLQRQPSARPAGEGSPSSKSRENSLKRRLLRSVFPSSSTSNKPGPPLQIKPNAFFKPQQWGSPHSPAAKAQSLPPDQPASEFPRMISEAGTPQKSPTAEKAVAVPPGRPSPAGSPRNRQTQTSSSNLHLPQDSAGKGQPASEDPVVVTHEQFKAALRMVVDQGDPRALLENYIKIGEGSTGIVCIAREKHSGRQVAVKMMDLRKQQRRELLFNEVVIMRDYQHVNVVEMYKSYLVGEELWVLMEFLQGGALTDIVSQIRLNEEQIATVCESVLQALSYLHSQGVIHRDIKSDSILLTLDGRVKLSDFGFCAQISKDVPKRKSLVGTPYWMAPEVIARIPYTTEVDIWSLGIMVIEMVDGEPPYFSDSPVQAMKRLRDSPPPKLKNFHRTSPVLRDFLERMLTRDPLERATAQELLDHPFLLQTGLPECLVPLIQQYRKRTSTC